A section of the Leptotrichia sp. HSP-342 genome encodes:
- a CDS encoding histidine phosphatase family protein, with translation MNNNLKLYIVRHGQTEWNVLKKFQGQLNSPLTLEGIEKIKETSIELKNIKFEAVYTSELGRTISTAEIILQYNNSERIKDTNKKLKPQKLSELNEIYFGEWQGMNFKEIFLKYPKEAHNYFYEVKNYNAKNIKAEELKDGLERFLKGINKIVNKHKSGNILIVTHGTVLELFLNYIQNKEAKDLDERKLIGNGQYRIFTFENEKYKIL, from the coding sequence ATGAATAATAATCTAAAATTATATATTGTAAGACACGGACAAACTGAATGGAATGTTTTAAAAAAATTTCAAGGACAATTAAATTCACCACTTACATTAGAAGGGATAGAAAAAATAAAAGAAACTTCAATAGAGCTTAAAAATATAAAATTTGAAGCAGTTTACACTAGTGAACTAGGCAGAACAATTTCTACTGCTGAAATAATTTTACAATACAACAATTCTGAAAGGATAAAAGATACTAATAAAAAATTAAAACCACAAAAATTATCAGAATTAAATGAAATCTATTTCGGAGAATGGCAAGGAATGAATTTTAAAGAAATCTTTCTAAAATATCCAAAAGAAGCTCATAATTATTTTTATGAAGTAAAAAATTACAATGCTAAAAATATAAAAGCTGAAGAATTGAAAGACGGATTAGAACGTTTTTTAAAAGGTATTAATAAAATTGTAAACAAACATAAATCTGGAAATATCCTAATTGTAACACACGGAACGGTCCTAGAACTATTTTTAAATTACATTCAAAATAAAGAAGCAAAAGATTTAGATGAACGTAAACTAATAGGTAACGGACAATACAGAATTTTCACTTTTGAAAATGAGAAATATAAAATCCTTTAA
- a CDS encoding DNA recombination protein RmuC gives MIVIVLVMTIINIISVAAIIIYLNRKNNKNTEKMIINQINENNKENFEENKKKFDEIEKSINLNTKNNLLEGISNLGNVLSENNEKLLLRFNELGQNINTTMNTNNQLLSKNHTENTQLLTTSMNNNIQKLSVRLNENNTALTGVMTENNQYLTKNINENFEKLSHKVESRLDLMNTKVEERLSKGFEETTKTFGNVLERLSKIDEAQKKIEALSSNVVSLQDILTDKKSRGIFGEIQLYQILSSVFGEKNDKLYQKQYKLSNGTIVDSIIFTPEPLGNIAVDSKFPLENYRKMYNNELSQIERENARKDFVSDLKKHIDAISSKYIIKNETSEQAILFLPAEAIFAEINAYHTDIIEYAYKKNVRIASPTTLISVLTVIQVTMTNLERDKYANIIQQELEKLNVEFTRYRTRWDNLQKDIEKVSKDVKEINTTSNKISKRFVEISNAKFEEKIGNNNAESFKILEIEE, from the coding sequence ATGATAGTAATAGTACTAGTAATGACAATTATAAATATTATTTCAGTAGCCGCAATAATTATTTATCTTAATAGAAAAAATAATAAAAATACGGAAAAAATGATAATAAATCAAATAAATGAAAATAATAAGGAAAATTTTGAGGAAAATAAGAAAAAATTTGATGAAATTGAAAAATCAATAAATCTTAATACAAAAAATAATTTACTTGAAGGAATAAGCAATTTAGGAAATGTACTATCTGAAAATAACGAAAAACTTCTTTTAAGATTTAATGAGCTTGGGCAGAATATAAATACCACGATGAATACCAATAATCAGCTTTTATCTAAGAATCATACTGAAAATACACAACTTTTGACCACAAGTATGAATAATAATATTCAAAAACTGTCTGTCAGATTAAATGAAAATAATACAGCATTGACGGGTGTTATGACTGAAAATAATCAGTATTTAACTAAAAATATAAATGAAAATTTTGAAAAATTAAGTCATAAAGTTGAAAGCAGACTTGATTTAATGAATACAAAGGTAGAAGAGCGCCTGTCGAAAGGGTTTGAAGAAACTACAAAAACTTTTGGAAATGTGCTGGAAAGACTAAGTAAAATTGATGAAGCACAAAAAAAGATAGAGGCATTATCAAGTAATGTTGTTTCGCTTCAGGATATTTTAACAGATAAAAAAAGCCGTGGAATTTTTGGAGAAATTCAGCTTTATCAAATATTATCTTCAGTTTTTGGAGAAAAAAACGATAAACTTTACCAAAAACAATATAAACTTTCAAATGGAACAATTGTTGATTCTATTATTTTTACTCCAGAACCCCTTGGCAACATTGCAGTTGACTCAAAATTCCCATTAGAAAATTATAGAAAAATGTATAATAATGAATTATCTCAGATTGAAAGAGAAAATGCTAGAAAAGATTTTGTAAGTGACTTGAAAAAACATATAGATGCGATTTCTTCAAAATATATAATAAAAAATGAAACGAGTGAACAAGCAATATTATTTCTTCCGGCCGAAGCAATTTTCGCTGAAATAAATGCTTATCATACAGATATAATTGAATATGCTTACAAGAAGAATGTACGAATAGCTTCACCAACAACATTAATTTCAGTATTGACAGTAATTCAGGTTACGATGACTAATTTGGAACGTGACAAATATGCAAATATAATTCAGCAGGAATTGGAAAAATTGAACGTTGAATTTACAAGATATCGTACACGTTGGGATAATTTGCAAAAGGATATTGAAAAAGTTTCCAAAGATGTAAAAGAAATAAACACAACTTCAAATAAAATAAGCAAAAGATTTGTAGAAATTTCAAATGCAAAATTTGAAGAAAAAATAGGAAATAACAATGCAGAAAGTTTTAAAATTTTAGAAATTGAAGAATAA
- the nadR gene encoding multifunctional transcriptional regulator/nicotinamide-nucleotide adenylyltransferase/ribosylnicotinamide kinase NadR: MQKNGIIFGKFYPLHTGHVNFIQIASGYVENLYVVVCTDDDRDKKLYEESKMKKMPTVKDRIRFVEKTFKHQKNIKIIHLAEDGIPFYPNGWKLWSERVQEALLKNKIKVDVIFTNETQDVENYKNNFLTLPNFEKTFNKNLKIQLIDINRNNFHISATEIRKNPYKNWFFIPKYVREFFVLKVAIIGSEHSGKTNLAHKLSNYYNTTYVKEYRKEYIKEELQNHIENMQYSDYSNIAYEHNRRILESVKNADKLTFIDTEFSSLQTFSIIQNYQKNLVIEDLIKHSSFDILIYIEKEINSKSEKSEFDNILQHLLKKNNQKFIKLFYKNNKSLTENYIKSIEIINKYLEIN; this comes from the coding sequence ATGCAAAAAAATGGAATAATATTTGGAAAATTTTATCCATTGCATACTGGACATGTTAATTTCATTCAAATAGCCAGTGGTTACGTAGAAAATTTATATGTTGTCGTATGCACAGATGATGATAGGGACAAAAAATTATATGAAGAATCAAAAATGAAGAAAATGCCGACCGTAAAAGATAGAATCAGATTTGTAGAGAAAACTTTTAAACATCAGAAAAACATAAAAATAATACATCTTGCAGAAGATGGAATTCCTTTTTATCCAAATGGCTGGAAATTATGGAGTGAAAGGGTACAGGAAGCACTTTTAAAAAATAAAATTAAAGTGGATGTAATTTTCACAAACGAAACTCAAGATGTAGAAAATTATAAAAACAATTTTTTAACATTACCAAATTTCGAAAAAACTTTTAATAAAAATTTGAAAATTCAATTAATAGACATAAATAGAAATAATTTTCATATCAGTGCAACAGAAATAAGAAAAAATCCATATAAAAACTGGTTTTTTATTCCAAAATATGTAAGAGAGTTTTTTGTCTTAAAAGTAGCAATAATCGGTTCAGAACACTCTGGAAAAACTAATTTGGCTCATAAATTATCCAATTACTACAATACAACTTATGTAAAAGAATATAGAAAAGAGTATATAAAAGAAGAATTACAAAATCATATAGAAAATATGCAATATTCTGATTATAGCAATATTGCTTATGAACATAACAGAAGAATATTGGAATCTGTTAAAAATGCTGACAAACTAACTTTTATAGATACTGAATTTTCCTCTTTGCAGACTTTTTCAATAATTCAAAATTATCAAAAAAACCTAGTAATAGAAGATTTAATTAAACACAGTAGCTTTGATATACTAATATATATTGAAAAAGAAATAAATTCAAAAAGTGAAAAATCTGAATTTGATAATATATTACAACACTTACTAAAAAAAAATAATCAAAAATTCATAAAATTATTTTATAAAAACAATAAAAGTCTTACAGAAAATTATATAAAGAGTATTGAAATAATAAATAAATATCTCGAAATAAATTAA
- the thiI gene encoding tRNA uracil 4-sulfurtransferase ThiI, producing the protein MKNYTNKNLLDAIGLSYGELSLKGKNRGQFEKKLRNKINKVLKGFDYRLFDDLSKLYVLINPQNLDEVTDKLKKVFGIVGLNQSAKVERNDEFIKEKVLEFANYAYENGARTFKITVNRSNKGFEKKSMDYARELGGHVLVNSPFEKVKMKDPDVMINIDIRKNVYIYTDRIKTYGGLPLGSTGKGLVLLSGGIDSPVASFMMAKRGMRLNFITFHSFPFTSQQALEKVKELTDILSLYVGKTRLYSLNILKIQEAINTQTKKDLATILTRRAMMRLAERLSNTMQYQALITGESLGQVASQTMGGLTCTNASVEKLPVFRPLIGMDKTEIIEIAKEIETYEKSIEPYEDSCVIFAPKHPVTNPKLEDVLEEEAKIENYDEIMNEIFEEREYFNFG; encoded by the coding sequence ATGAAAAATTATACTAATAAAAATTTATTAGACGCGATAGGTCTTTCTTATGGAGAATTGTCACTGAAAGGGAAAAACAGAGGACAATTCGAAAAAAAATTACGAAATAAAATCAATAAAGTGTTAAAGGGATTTGATTATAGGCTTTTTGACGATTTGTCAAAATTATATGTTTTAATAAATCCTCAAAATCTAGATGAAGTAACAGACAAGTTAAAAAAAGTTTTTGGAATAGTCGGGCTTAATCAGTCAGCAAAAGTTGAAAGAAATGATGAATTTATAAAGGAAAAAGTGCTAGAATTTGCAAACTATGCTTATGAAAATGGAGCTAGAACTTTTAAAATAACAGTCAATCGAAGTAATAAAGGATTTGAAAAAAAATCTATGGATTATGCACGTGAACTTGGAGGACATGTACTTGTAAACAGTCCGTTTGAAAAAGTTAAAATGAAAGATCCAGATGTTATGATAAATATAGATATTAGAAAAAACGTTTATATTTACACAGATAGAATAAAAACTTATGGAGGACTTCCTCTTGGATCGACAGGAAAGGGGCTTGTTCTTTTATCGGGTGGAATAGACAGCCCAGTTGCTTCGTTTATGATGGCAAAAAGAGGGATGCGTCTGAACTTTATTACATTCCACAGTTTCCCATTTACAAGTCAGCAGGCTCTTGAAAAAGTAAAGGAATTAACTGATATTTTATCACTTTATGTTGGAAAAACAAGACTTTATTCGTTAAATATACTAAAAATTCAGGAAGCAATAAATACTCAGACAAAAAAAGATTTAGCAACAATTTTGACAAGACGTGCTATGATGCGTCTAGCTGAAAGATTGTCAAATACTATGCAATACCAAGCTTTAATTACAGGAGAAAGCCTTGGACAAGTGGCGTCTCAAACAATGGGAGGGCTTACATGTACAAATGCTTCTGTAGAAAAATTGCCAGTATTTAGGCCTCTTATCGGAATGGACAAGACAGAAATAATTGAAATTGCAAAGGAAATAGAAACTTATGAAAAATCTATTGAACCGTATGAAGATTCATGTGTAATTTTTGCACCAAAGCATCCTGTTACAAATCCAAAGCTGGAAGATGTACTGGAAGAAGAGGCAAAGATTGAAAACTATGATGAAATTATGAATGAAATTTTTGAGGAACGTGAGTATTTTAATTTTGGGTAA
- a CDS encoding RNA polymerase subunit sigma: MLKNVFEDIRKKGSFSFEKIIENHTMNDDEFFEFLKFIHLENIPEVRTSTDGSDFIVLEDENIFIEEKDMIKSYLEDIKRKYEELEKKSENEKEKEELIDKYLKIAVKESLLYSKYGFSFLDTVQEATLGIMSGLNYYDEIMKITKEPEFFVKNFAVKYILEFQKELLKDIKSSELSYILYLKVKVDRSMGFSMDEISKQMNVSKEYIEQLEKLFDEVEPEELIENSQILEKADKITQMYILENIPKKLNYLDEQILVMTYGLDDKVYTEKEIAKSLNIASHNVNILKEKALNKLSIDLMRNDFVENNEEANYTIN, from the coding sequence ATGTTAAAAAATGTTTTTGAAGATATAAGAAAAAAAGGAAGTTTCAGTTTTGAAAAAATTATAGAAAATCATACAATGAATGATGATGAGTTTTTTGAATTTTTGAAATTTATCCATTTGGAAAATATTCCAGAGGTTAGGACTTCAACTGATGGAAGTGATTTTATCGTATTAGAAGACGAGAATATTTTTATTGAAGAAAAGGATATGATAAAGTCTTATTTAGAAGATATAAAGAGAAAATACGAGGAACTCGAGAAAAAAAGTGAAAATGAGAAAGAAAAGGAAGAATTAATTGATAAATATTTAAAAATTGCAGTAAAAGAAAGCTTGCTTTATTCAAAATACGGATTTTCGTTTTTGGATACTGTTCAGGAAGCTACACTTGGAATTATGTCGGGTTTGAATTATTACGATGAAATTATGAAAATAACAAAAGAGCCTGAATTTTTTGTGAAAAATTTTGCTGTAAAATATATTTTGGAATTTCAGAAGGAACTGCTAAAAGATATTAAATCATCTGAATTATCATATATTTTATATTTAAAAGTAAAAGTTGATAGGAGTATGGGATTTTCAATGGATGAAATAAGTAAACAGATGAATGTTTCAAAAGAATATATTGAACAGCTTGAAAAACTATTTGACGAGGTAGAGCCTGAAGAGCTGATTGAAAATTCACAGATATTGGAAAAGGCTGATAAAATTACACAAATGTATATTCTTGAAAATATTCCTAAAAAATTAAATTATCTAGATGAGCAGATTTTAGTTATGACTTATGGACTGGATGATAAAGTGTATACAGAAAAGGAAATTGCAAAATCTTTAAATATTGCTAGTCACAATGTAAATATTTTAAAGGAAAAGGCACTTAATAAGTTATCAATTGACTTGATGAGAAATGATTTTGTAGAAAATAATGAAGAGGCAAATTATACAATAAATTAA
- a CDS encoding YhjD/YihY/BrkB family envelope integrity protein, with protein sequence MKEKKDLKKQKKETSEGGFKKRIEEIKRIIYLIYRNYRDGETQILAISLTYYSLLAIFPVVALVLGITKGFGLDKIFIQKFFELWPGNNSFLKIIVDIAQRLLLSTESSILTGVGIVILIYSAVKVLIMLENSFNKIWKINKKRSITRRVIDYIAIIFLGPIFFVLLSALNSIAVEEMVKHFPSNGVLLNLFIGLFGPATYIILFSYLFYIIPNTNVKIKPAVFAGVVTTALTFGWKLLFLLLQSSITKYNIIYGSLALIPIFLIWVQYVWVTILLGAQIAFSIQTSDEFLYNEKIEMPIKVKREAGILILSLIIKNFVEKKEAFTYQKLTDRLGMEVFFVKEVLSDLEKMGFINEVFYDKNSDSQYQVAYSPESITIKEFMKKFDTKNIEHYKDIFDNLNEDDQKLLEKIREKLAMKKIESSENENEISKQEVEFSETEYFKETKVPANSRKSEELTIDFQISKQSKQKNENLQVKDSPKIIRKEKLNRDPEIQSSSKETENSQNKQKKVRYEDGTWKFF encoded by the coding sequence ATGAAAGAAAAAAAAGATTTGAAAAAACAGAAAAAAGAAACATCAGAAGGTGGATTTAAGAAAAGAATTGAGGAAATAAAAAGGATAATTTATTTAATTTATAGAAATTATCGAGATGGAGAAACACAAATACTTGCAATTTCTCTTACTTACTATTCACTTTTAGCAATTTTTCCTGTAGTTGCTCTAGTTTTAGGAATTACAAAAGGATTTGGACTAGATAAGATATTTATACAGAAATTTTTTGAATTATGGCCGGGAAATAACAGCTTTCTAAAAATAATTGTAGATATAGCGCAAAGACTTTTATTATCAACAGAAAGTAGTATATTAACAGGTGTAGGAATTGTAATTTTGATTTATTCTGCAGTAAAAGTTTTGATAATGCTGGAAAATTCATTTAATAAAATATGGAAAATTAATAAAAAAAGATCTATAACAAGAAGAGTTATTGACTATATTGCGATTATATTTTTAGGACCAATATTTTTTGTATTATTGTCGGCATTAAATTCAATTGCAGTCGAGGAAATGGTAAAACATTTTCCAAGTAATGGTGTATTACTTAATTTGTTTATCGGACTTTTCGGGCCTGCAACGTATATTATTCTGTTCAGTTATCTATTTTATATAATTCCAAATACAAATGTAAAAATAAAGCCAGCAGTTTTTGCTGGAGTTGTAACAACAGCTCTTACCTTTGGATGGAAACTGTTATTTTTACTATTACAATCTTCAATTACAAAATATAATATAATTTATGGAAGCCTTGCATTAATTCCAATTTTTCTAATTTGGGTGCAATATGTATGGGTAACAATTTTATTAGGAGCACAAATAGCATTTTCAATTCAGACTTCTGATGAGTTTTTATATAATGAAAAAATTGAAATGCCAATAAAGGTAAAAAGAGAAGCGGGAATTTTAATTTTATCATTAATAATTAAGAATTTTGTGGAGAAAAAGGAAGCATTCACATATCAGAAATTAACGGATAGACTAGGTATGGAAGTGTTTTTTGTAAAAGAAGTGTTGTCCGATCTTGAAAAAATGGGATTCATAAATGAAGTGTTTTATGACAAAAATTCAGATAGTCAATATCAGGTTGCATACAGCCCTGAATCTATAACAATTAAAGAATTTATGAAAAAATTTGACACTAAAAATATCGAACATTATAAAGATATTTTTGACAATTTAAATGAGGATGATCAAAAACTTCTTGAAAAAATAAGAGAAAAATTAGCAATGAAAAAAATTGAAAGTTCTGAGAATGAAAATGAAATTTCGAAACAAGAAGTAGAATTTTCAGAAACAGAATATTTTAAAGAAACAAAAGTTCCTGCAAATTCAAGAAAGTCAGAAGAATTAACAATAGATTTTCAAATTTCAAAGCAATCAAAACAAAAAAATGAAAATTTACAAGTAAAAGATTCTCCTAAAATAATAAGAAAAGAAAAATTAAATCGTGATCCTGAAATTCAATCATCTTCAAAAGAAACTGAAAACTCTCAAAATAAACAAAAAAAGGTTAGATATGAAGATGGAACTTGGAAATTCTTTTAA
- a CDS encoding NRAMP family divalent metal transporter, with product MTTTHTSWYHKFKAFGPGILMASAAIGGSHIVASTQAGALYGWQLAIIVILVNIFKYPFFRFGTQYTLERKHSLIEGYEEKGKIYLWVFFIMNIFSAVINVAAIGILTAAILANILKLTFLSSLTPTAMASMINLLTTIVLVGSLAMMVFGGYKLLDSSSKFIVISLTVATIIAVAIALFKQHPVAPNFVVPSPWKLAALPFIVSLMGWMPAPIEISAINSMWTVEKQQSMKVPHKIAMLDFNVGYWVTTILAFVFLALGALIQYGTGTAIKGASAAYIAQFIQMYSSVIGSWSGLLIAFIAFMCIFGTTITVVDGYSRANAECLRLICKQKEVKTSHFNIWMTLTVVIAMIIVFFFAGNVAAMMNFAMIFSFVSAPVYSYLNFSLVKDNNKLPVWLWFLSVAGIVYLAGFTIFFLVYLSGILK from the coding sequence ATGACAACTACTCACACAAGCTGGTATCACAAGTTTAAAGCCTTTGGACCTGGAATTCTTATGGCTTCAGCGGCTATTGGAGGTTCTCATATCGTGGCATCTACACAAGCGGGTGCATTATACGGATGGCAATTGGCAATCATTGTAATTTTAGTTAATATTTTTAAATATCCATTTTTCCGTTTTGGAACTCAATATACGTTAGAGCGTAAACATTCATTGATTGAAGGATATGAAGAAAAAGGGAAAATTTACTTATGGGTATTCTTTATTATGAATATATTTTCTGCGGTTATTAATGTTGCGGCAATAGGTATTTTGACAGCAGCAATTTTGGCAAATATTCTGAAATTGACATTTTTAAGTAGCCTTACTCCTACAGCAATGGCTTCAATGATTAATTTGCTTACTACAATTGTTCTTGTAGGCTCACTTGCAATGATGGTATTTGGAGGTTATAAACTATTGGACAGCTCTTCAAAATTTATAGTTATTTCTTTGACAGTTGCAACAATCATTGCAGTAGCTATTGCATTATTTAAACAGCACCCTGTAGCTCCTAATTTTGTTGTTCCATCTCCTTGGAAACTTGCTGCATTGCCATTTATTGTTTCATTAATGGGATGGATGCCTGCGCCAATTGAAATTTCGGCAATTAATTCCATGTGGACAGTTGAAAAGCAGCAGAGTATGAAAGTTCCTCACAAGATTGCAATGCTTGACTTTAATGTAGGTTACTGGGTTACAACTATTCTAGCGTTTGTTTTCCTTGCATTGGGAGCATTAATTCAGTATGGTACAGGTACAGCAATTAAAGGAGCAAGTGCAGCCTATATTGCACAATTCATTCAGATGTACTCAAGTGTAATTGGAAGTTGGTCAGGTCTTCTTATTGCGTTTATTGCGTTTATGTGTATTTTTGGTACGACAATCACCGTAGTAGATGGTTATTCACGTGCTAATGCAGAATGTCTACGTTTAATTTGTAAACAGAAAGAAGTAAAGACTTCACATTTTAATATCTGGATGACTTTAACTGTAGTTATAGCAATGATTATTGTATTTTTCTTTGCTGGAAATGTTGCAGCAATGATGAATTTTGCAATGATATTTTCATTTGTTTCGGCTCCAGTTTATTCGTATCTTAATTTTTCACTTGTGAAGGATAACAATAAATTACCTGTCTGGCTATGGTTTTTATCAGTTGCAGGAATTGTTTATCTGGCAGGATTTACAATATTCTTCCTTGTGTATTTATCAGGAATTTTAAAATAG
- a CDS encoding Nif3-like dinuclear metal center hexameric protein, which produces MKLWEIIGELHTIFNPKIAENWDNVGLLVGDNTKEVNKVLFCLDVTEKVVKQAVDNNVDLIISHHPVIFSGLKKITNETVHGRKLLKLIENKIAVYSIHTNSDFAINGLNDFIMDKLNLDGGEIIFNEHEFQDYNPIKNKVERVHSGLARIKILNEEMRLEDLLERIKDSLGISYVRYVGNKDAYVRKIGLVTGGGSSFMYEVADKIDVFLTGDLKYHEALDALEEGRILVDIGHFESEYLFVDMMEQKMAKFFNGEMIRHFEDEVFKLG; this is translated from the coding sequence ATGAAATTATGGGAAATAATAGGAGAGCTTCACACAATCTTTAATCCTAAAATTGCTGAAAACTGGGATAATGTCGGACTTCTTGTGGGAGATAACACAAAGGAAGTCAATAAAGTGTTATTTTGTCTGGATGTAACAGAAAAAGTTGTAAAACAAGCTGTAGATAACAATGTAGATTTGATAATTTCACACCATCCAGTTATTTTTTCAGGTCTAAAGAAAATTACAAATGAAACTGTACATGGAAGAAAGTTATTAAAATTAATAGAAAATAAAATAGCAGTTTATTCAATTCATACTAATTCTGATTTTGCAATTAATGGATTAAATGACTTTATAATGGATAAATTAAATCTAGATGGGGGAGAAATAATTTTTAATGAACATGAATTTCAAGACTATAATCCAATAAAAAATAAGGTGGAACGTGTACATAGCGGACTTGCAAGAATAAAGATATTAAATGAGGAAATGAGACTGGAAGACTTGCTTGAAAGAATAAAGGATTCTCTTGGAATAAGCTATGTAAGGTATGTTGGCAATAAAGATGCATATGTACGAAAAATTGGACTTGTTACAGGTGGTGGAAGTTCATTTATGTATGAAGTGGCTGATAAAATTGATGTGTTTCTCACAGGAGACTTGAAGTACCACGAGGCTTTAGATGCTTTAGAAGAAGGGCGTATTTTAGTTGACATTGGACATTTTGAGAGTGAATACTTGTTTGTAGATATGATGGAACAGAAAATGGCGAAATTCTTTAATGGAGAAATGATTCGACATTTTGAAGACGAGGTATTTAAGTTAGGATAA
- a CDS encoding cysteine desulfurase family protein yields the protein MIYLDNSASTKPRKEVIDVLIQTMEENYANADAIHSFSHNILLKIKNARKIIANYLKVEAERIYFTAGGGDGNNLLLQGIINANSRTKKHLITTKIDHPSVYEVFRHYETAGFEVDFLDVDRDGFVNLQQLQDAIREDTLIVSVGAVNSETGAIQDLEKISKIIQAKNKDTYFHTDFVQGLGCTDIKFDKFPVDAITISGHKIHAPKGIGAIYINKRVKIANIIYGSNAENGIVKRTMPTELILAFTKAVEILSREDKLEMEHSQKIKKLLADRICEEINDIKLNSSLNSEKSSPKVLNISFKGTKAEVLTHFLGMYQIYVSTGSACSSKKGNSRILEVMGLNQSELDGAIRFSFSKDNTEEQIAEVVKRLKESVERIRKMR from the coding sequence ATGATTTACTTAGATAATTCAGCTAGCACAAAGCCACGTAAAGAAGTTATAGATGTGCTTATTCAGACAATGGAAGAAAATTATGCAAACGCTGATGCAATTCACAGTTTTTCCCATAATATTCTTTTAAAAATAAAAAATGCAAGAAAAATCATAGCTAACTATCTGAAGGTGGAAGCTGAAAGAATTTATTTTACAGCAGGGGGAGGAGATGGAAATAATCTTTTATTGCAGGGAATTATTAATGCAAACTCTCGTACAAAAAAGCATCTTATAACAACAAAAATTGATCATCCGTCAGTTTATGAGGTATTTAGACATTATGAAACTGCTGGTTTTGAAGTTGATTTTCTAGATGTTGATAGAGATGGATTTGTGAATTTGCAGCAACTTCAAGATGCAATTCGTGAAGATACGTTGATTGTATCTGTGGGAGCAGTAAATAGCGAAACTGGAGCAATTCAGGATTTAGAAAAAATTTCGAAAATTATTCAAGCAAAAAATAAGGATACATATTTTCATACTGATTTTGTGCAAGGTCTTGGATGTACAGATATAAAATTTGATAAATTTCCTGTAGATGCAATAACAATAAGTGGACATAAAATTCATGCACCAAAGGGAATTGGAGCCATCTATATAAATAAACGTGTCAAAATTGCAAATATAATTTACGGTTCAAATGCTGAAAATGGAATTGTAAAAAGAACAATGCCTACGGAACTTATTCTTGCATTTACAAAAGCTGTGGAAATTTTATCGAGGGAAGATAAGCTAGAAATGGAGCATTCTCAAAAAATAAAGAAATTACTTGCAGACAGGATTTGTGAAGAAATTAATGATATCAAGCTTAATTCATCGCTTAATTCTGAAAAATCAAGTCCAAAAGTTCTGAATATTTCTTTTAAGGGAACAAAAGCCGAAGTATTGACACATTTTCTGGGAATGTATCAAATTTATGTTTCCACGGGTTCAGCTTGCTCATCAAAGAAAGGAAATAGCAGAATACTTGAAGTTATGGGACTTAATCAATCGGAACTTGATGGAGCGATAAGATTTAGTTTTTCGAAAGATAATACTGAAGAACAGATTGCTGAAGTTGTCAAAAGGCTAAAGGAAAGTGTGGAAAGAATTAGAAAAATGAGATAA